A single region of the Chryseobacterium culicis genome encodes:
- the nuoF gene encoding NADH-quinone oxidoreductase subunit NuoF, giving the protein MSKKLLLKDAHIEGIRYFETYRKQGGYTAAEKALKMTPDEILEEVKASGLRGRGGAGFPTGMKWSFLAKPEGVPRHLVVNADESEPGTFKDRYLMEFLPHLLIEGMLISSYCLGSNTSYIYIRGEYSWIPDILEEAIEEAKAAGFLGKNILGTGFDCEIYVQRGGGAYICGEETALLESLEGKRGNPRLKPPFPAVKGLWERPTVVNNVESIAAIVPIIDITGAEYAKIGVGRSTGTKLISACGNINKPGVYEIDMTITVEEFIYSDEYCGGIKDGKKLKACIPGGSSVPIVPANLLLRTVNGEPRYMNYESLADGGFATGTMMGSGGFIVLDEDQCIVDHTMTLARFYNHESCGQCTPCREGTGWMYKILKKIEKGEGKMEDIDLLWDIQRKIEGNTICPLGDAAAWPVAAAIRHFRDEFEWHVKNPELSQTQNYGLAHYADPIPAVEKNA; this is encoded by the coding sequence ATGAGTAAAAAACTTTTACTTAAAGACGCACATATAGAAGGTATTCGCTACTTTGAAACATACCGTAAACAGGGAGGTTACACAGCAGCTGAAAAAGCCTTGAAGATGACTCCTGACGAAATTCTTGAAGAAGTAAAAGCTTCAGGACTAAGAGGTCGTGGTGGAGCTGGATTCCCAACAGGAATGAAATGGAGCTTTTTGGCAAAGCCGGAAGGCGTTCCAAGACACCTTGTTGTGAATGCGGATGAATCTGAACCTGGAACATTCAAGGACAGATATCTGATGGAGTTCCTTCCTCATTTATTGATTGAAGGAATGCTAATTTCTTCTTACTGTTTAGGTTCCAATACTTCTTATATCTACATCCGTGGAGAATATTCATGGATTCCGGATATCCTTGAAGAAGCTATTGAAGAAGCCAAAGCAGCAGGATTTTTAGGTAAAAATATTTTAGGAACAGGTTTCGACTGTGAAATCTATGTACAGAGAGGTGGTGGAGCATACATCTGCGGTGAAGAAACTGCATTGCTTGAATCCCTTGAAGGAAAAAGAGGTAACCCAAGATTAAAACCGCCATTCCCGGCAGTAAAAGGTCTTTGGGAAAGACCAACGGTAGTAAACAACGTTGAGTCTATTGCTGCAATTGTTCCGATCATTGATATTACAGGTGCTGAGTATGCTAAAATAGGAGTTGGAAGATCTACAGGAACGAAGTTGATTTCTGCTTGTGGAAATATCAACAAACCGGGAGTATACGAAATCGATATGACCATCACGGTAGAAGAATTCATCTACTCTGATGAATATTGCGGTGGTATTAAAGACGGTAAAAAATTAAAGGCTTGTATTCCCGGAGGAAGTTCTGTTCCGATTGTTCCCGCTAACTTATTGCTGAGAACAGTGAACGGAGAGCCAAGATATATGAACTATGAATCATTGGCAGATGGTGGTTTTGCTACCGGTACCATGATGGGTTCAGGAGGTTTCATCGTTTTGGATGAAGACCAGTGTATTGTAGATCACACGATGACTTTAGCGAGATTCTACAATCACGAAAGCTGTGGACAATGTACTCCTTGCCGTGAAGGAACGGGATGGATGTACAAGATTTTAAAGAAAATCGAGAAAGGAGAAGGGAAAATGGAAGATATCGATCTGCTTTGGGATATCCAGAGAAAAATCGAAGGAAACACGATTTGTCCGTTGGGTGATGCAGCAGCTTGGCCGGTTGCAGCAGCGATCCGTCACTTCAGAGATGAATTTGAGTGGCACGTGAAAAACCCTGAATTGTCTCAGACACAAAACTATGGATTGGCACATTATGCAGATCCTATCCCGGCTGTTGAAAAGAATGCGTAG